The following proteins are co-located in the Chryseobacterium daecheongense genome:
- a CDS encoding cytochrome C551: MKKLILLTLGLGIFAVSCGTKEAQMSSGTTDSTAVDKTVKTAPSTTDTVKTKTLPPDSIKMKMDTVKAPATR; encoded by the coding sequence ATGAAAAAGTTGATATTGCTAACCCTGGGTTTAGGGATATTTGCAGTGAGTTGCGGAACCAAGGAGGCCCAAATGTCATCAGGAACTACAGATTCTACAGCAGTAGATAAAACTGTGAAAACAGCCCCTTCTACTACTGATACAGTCAAAACAAAGACATTACCTCCTGATAGTATCAAAATGAAAATGGATACGGTAAAAGCTCCCGCAACCCGATAA
- a CDS encoding DUF4349 domain-containing protein has protein sequence MKKYILLIALSTSFIACKKSEATQSQLKEAVQSVDSSVVAASEGINKMANTADAVFDSANVKIKEFDQAQSNLKETIEATSKSVDSLSQQITSTRLESKKEKKDSTEKKAEKMVINVPSPKIIRETRVVYKDKNNKANEEANISKNRMIKTGTLELKVENAETAKDLVSEQIRKYDGFIRSESISSGNDDKKTAYLRVKVPIQKFEYLMADLSSIGSVEKKETEVSGQNYLENTMCDLEITLYGTTSWYAEDKEPETFGNRSITAISSGWDVITGIFLFFLPFWPVFLIGGIGYYFYKRKNKNIPKSPSH, from the coding sequence ATGAAAAAGTATATCTTACTTATTGCTTTATCCACCTCCTTTATAGCATGTAAAAAAAGTGAAGCAACGCAATCTCAGCTGAAAGAAGCTGTACAATCTGTTGACAGTTCTGTTGTTGCCGCATCAGAAGGCATCAATAAGATGGCCAACACGGCAGATGCTGTATTTGATTCTGCAAATGTAAAAATCAAAGAATTTGATCAAGCTCAAAGCAACCTCAAAGAAACTATTGAAGCGACCTCAAAAAGTGTGGACTCCCTTTCGCAGCAGATTACTTCCACCCGGCTTGAATCAAAAAAAGAAAAGAAAGATTCTACGGAAAAAAAAGCTGAAAAAATGGTGATCAATGTTCCTTCTCCAAAGATCATTAGAGAAACCCGGGTTGTTTATAAAGATAAAAACAACAAGGCAAATGAAGAAGCAAATATTTCTAAAAACAGAATGATAAAAACGGGTACCCTGGAATTAAAAGTTGAAAACGCCGAAACAGCCAAAGACCTTGTAAGCGAGCAAATAAGAAAATATGATGGTTTTATAAGAAGTGAAAGTATTTCTTCGGGTAATGATGATAAGAAAACGGCTTATCTGCGAGTAAAGGTTCCCATCCAGAAATTTGAATATCTTATGGCTGATCTCAGTAGTATCGGCTCTGTTGAAAAAAAAGAAACAGAAGTTTCCGGGCAGAATTATCTGGAAAATACAATGTGTGATCTGGAAATTACTTTGTACGGAACAACATCATGGTATGCGGAAGATAAAGAACCTGAAACTTTTGGTAATCGCTCGATCACTGCCATCTCTTCAGGATGGGATGTTATCACAGGTATTTTTTTATTTTTCCTGCCTTTCTGGCCTGTATTCCTTATCGGAGGGATCGGATATTATTTTTACAAAAGAAAAAACAAAAATATTCCCAAAAGCCCTTCTCATTAA
- a CDS encoding long-chain fatty acid--CoA ligase yields MTIKRLFDIPHYALEKFPKTDMFVTKYQGEWKKTSTQEFINQGNKISRGLLKLGIKPGDKIALITTNTRTEWAVMDLGLSQIGVVSVPVYPSISHEDYEFIFNNAEIQYCFVSDKELLAKVMKVKHNIPSLQGVFTFDMISGAPNWREILDLGEDDSTQIEVEDLSNAINSEDLATIIYTSGTTGRPKGVMLTHHNIVSNVLGSVPRIPKKRNLDYKETRVLSFLPICHIFERMLFYLFQYNGFSVYFAESIDKMGENVKEVKPHYMSVVPRLVEKVYDKIYNTGSSAGGLKSKIFFWALNLISKKKEVSKPSSLLELIADKLVFSKWREGLGGEIITLVSGSAALSTRLNLMFQNAGIPILEGYGLTETSPVISVNSFDKMKIGTVGLPLDNLHVKIQEDGEITVKGPSVFKGYFKNEEMTKEVFTEDGYFKTGDIGNIDADGFLQITDRKKEMFKTSGGKYIAPQIIENLAKASKFIEQIMVVGDGEKMPCALIQPDFEFAKSWAMRNNLNVGSTPQEIAKSPELKERIEKEIDGINEHLGNWEKIKKIELTPEVWSIEGGLLTPTLKLKRKAVKEKFINLYNKMYEHHE; encoded by the coding sequence ATGACGATCAAAAGATTATTCGATATACCTCACTATGCTTTGGAGAAATTTCCTAAAACGGACATGTTCGTTACAAAGTATCAGGGTGAATGGAAAAAAACATCTACACAGGAATTTATCAATCAGGGAAACAAAATATCCAGGGGACTTTTAAAGCTTGGAATAAAACCCGGAGATAAGATTGCACTCATTACCACCAATACCCGTACGGAATGGGCGGTGATGGATTTGGGACTCTCCCAGATCGGTGTTGTTTCAGTCCCTGTATATCCAAGCATATCCCATGAAGATTACGAATTCATCTTTAATAATGCCGAAATACAATATTGCTTTGTTTCTGATAAAGAATTGCTTGCTAAAGTAATGAAGGTGAAACATAACATTCCTTCTTTACAAGGGGTTTTCACATTTGATATGATCAGTGGTGCTCCAAACTGGCGTGAAATTTTGGATCTGGGTGAAGATGATTCTACACAAATTGAAGTGGAAGATCTATCGAATGCCATTAATTCTGAAGACCTGGCCACCATTATTTATACTTCAGGAACTACAGGAAGGCCTAAAGGAGTAATGCTTACCCACCATAATATCGTTTCCAATGTTCTGGGTTCTGTTCCAAGGATTCCCAAGAAAAGAAACCTTGACTATAAAGAAACAAGAGTGTTAAGCTTTTTGCCGATCTGTCATATTTTTGAAAGAATGCTTTTCTACCTGTTCCAATACAATGGGTTCTCCGTTTATTTCGCTGAAAGCATTGATAAAATGGGAGAAAATGTAAAGGAGGTAAAACCTCATTATATGAGTGTTGTTCCGCGATTGGTAGAAAAAGTATATGATAAGATTTACAACACCGGATCTTCAGCAGGAGGATTAAAATCAAAAATCTTTTTCTGGGCCCTGAACCTGATCTCAAAAAAGAAAGAAGTTTCAAAGCCTTCCAGTCTTTTGGAACTTATTGCTGATAAACTTGTATTTTCAAAATGGAGAGAAGGTCTGGGAGGTGAAATCATCACTTTGGTCTCCGGTTCTGCAGCACTTTCCACAAGATTAAACCTGATGTTTCAGAATGCCGGAATTCCTATTCTGGAAGGATATGGATTAACCGAAACATCGCCCGTGATCTCCGTAAATAGTTTTGATAAGATGAAAATCGGAACCGTAGGACTTCCATTGGATAATTTACATGTAAAAATCCAGGAAGACGGTGAAATAACAGTAAAAGGTCCTTCTGTTTTTAAAGGTTATTTTAAAAATGAAGAAATGACAAAAGAAGTTTTTACTGAAGACGGATATTTTAAAACCGGAGATATCGGAAATATTGATGCTGACGGCTTTCTACAAATCACCGATCGTAAGAAAGAAATGTTCAAAACATCCGGAGGTAAATATATTGCACCACAGATTATAGAAAACCTGGCAAAAGCTTCTAAATTCATAGAACAGATTATGGTAGTCGGTGACGGCGAGAAAATGCCATGTGCACTTATTCAGCCAGACTTTGAATTTGCCAAAAGCTGGGCTATGAGAAATAATCTGAATGTAGGCTCTACTCCTCAGGAAATTGCAAAAAGCCCTGAATTAAAAGAAAGAATAGAAAAAGAAATTGATGGCATTAATGAACATCTCGGAAACTGGGAAAAAATTAAAAAGATTGAATTGACTCCTGAAGTATGGAGTATTGAAGGAGGTCTTTTAACGCCTACTCTTAAACTCAAGAGAAAAGCGGTCAAAGAAAAGTTTATTAATTTATACAATAAAATGTATGAGCATCATGAATAA
- a CDS encoding peptide chain release factor 3 has product MSDLIKEIQKRKTFGIISHPDAGKTTLTEKLLLFGGAIQEAGAVKSNKIKKGATSDFMEIERQRGISVATSVLAFEYKGHKINILDTPGHKDFAEDTYRTLTAVDSVIVVIDVAKGVEEQTEKLVQVCRMRNIPMLVFINKLDREGKDAFDLLDEVEQKLGLSVVPLSLPIGMGSDFQGIYNIWENNIQLFLEEKKQKVGETVKFDDINDPAIDELIGEKAAKTLRDELELVQSVYPEFSREDYMKGDLQPVFFGSALNNFGVRELLDAFIEIAPMPQPKESDTRIVKPEENNFTGFVFKIHANMDPKHRDRLAFVKIVSGTFKRNENYLLVREGKKMKFSSPNAFFADKKEVVDESFPGDIVGLHDTGSFRIGDTLTGGEKLSFKGIPSFSPEHFRYINNNDPLKAKQLAKGIDQLMDEGVAQLFTLEMNNRKIIGTVGALQYEVIQYRLEHEYGAKCTYEPLSMHKACWVEADEKSEEFKEFARLKQRFLARDKYNQLVFLADSSFTIHMTQEKFPNVKLHFISEFSQQ; this is encoded by the coding sequence ATGTCAGACTTAATCAAAGAAATACAAAAAAGAAAAACATTTGGGATTATTTCTCACCCTGATGCCGGAAAAACAACCTTGACGGAAAAGTTACTTCTTTTCGGGGGAGCTATTCAGGAAGCTGGTGCAGTAAAATCCAACAAGATAAAAAAAGGAGCTACCTCCGACTTTATGGAAATTGAAAGACAGAGAGGAATCTCTGTTGCCACTTCCGTATTGGCTTTTGAATACAAAGGGCACAAAATAAACATTCTGGATACTCCCGGGCATAAGGATTTTGCCGAAGACACGTATAGAACATTAACTGCAGTTGATTCCGTAATCGTCGTGATAGACGTGGCAAAAGGAGTTGAGGAACAAACAGAAAAACTGGTTCAGGTTTGTAGAATGAGAAACATCCCGATGCTGGTTTTCATTAATAAACTGGACCGTGAAGGTAAGGATGCTTTTGACTTGTTAGATGAAGTTGAACAAAAACTGGGTCTTAGTGTAGTCCCTCTTTCCCTGCCAATTGGAATGGGTAGTGACTTCCAGGGTATTTATAATATCTGGGAAAACAATATCCAGTTATTTCTGGAGGAAAAAAAGCAAAAAGTTGGTGAGACGGTTAAATTTGATGATATCAACGATCCTGCCATCGATGAACTGATCGGGGAAAAAGCGGCTAAAACTTTACGTGATGAGCTGGAGCTCGTGCAATCCGTTTACCCGGAATTCAGTCGTGAAGATTATATGAAAGGTGATTTACAGCCGGTTTTCTTTGGATCTGCTTTGAACAACTTTGGGGTACGTGAATTATTGGATGCTTTTATAGAAATTGCACCGATGCCACAACCTAAAGAAAGCGATACCCGAATTGTAAAACCTGAGGAAAATAATTTTACAGGATTCGTTTTCAAAATCCATGCTAATATGGATCCTAAACACAGAGACCGCCTGGCATTCGTTAAAATTGTATCCGGAACTTTTAAAAGAAATGAAAATTACTTATTAGTAAGAGAAGGTAAAAAAATGAAATTCTCATCTCCGAATGCTTTCTTTGCTGATAAAAAAGAAGTAGTAGATGAAAGTTTCCCTGGTGATATTGTAGGATTACACGATACGGGAAGTTTCAGGATTGGTGATACATTAACCGGTGGAGAAAAATTGAGCTTTAAAGGAATACCTAGTTTCTCTCCTGAACATTTCCGTTATATCAATAATAACGACCCACTTAAAGCTAAGCAATTGGCTAAAGGTATCGATCAGCTAATGGACGAGGGGGTTGCTCAGTTATTTACCCTTGAAATGAACAACCGAAAAATAATCGGAACGGTAGGTGCGCTTCAGTATGAAGTTATTCAATACCGTCTTGAGCATGAATACGGAGCAAAATGTACGTACGAACCTCTTTCTATGCACAAAGCATGCTGGGTGGAAGCAGATGAGAAATCTGAGGAATTTAAAGAATTTGCAAGGCTGAAACAGAGATTCCTGGCAAGAGATAAGTATAACCAGCTTGTATTTTTAGCAGATTCTTCGTTTACCATCCATATGACTCAGGAGAAATTCCCGAATGTCAAACTCCATTTCATCAGTGAGTTCAGTCAACAATAA
- a CDS encoding acyl-CoA dehydrogenase, whose amino-acid sequence MDFNLSEEQLMIQQAARDFAQNELLPGVIERDRDQKFPTEQVKKMGEMGLLGMMVDPKYGGAGMDSVSYVLAMEEIAKVDASAAVVMSVNNSLVCAGLEKFASEEQKQKYLTPLASGQVIGAFALSEPEAGSDATSQKTTAEDKGDYYLLNGIKNWITNGGTATYYIVIAQTDPEKKHKGINAFIVERGWEGFEIGPKEDKLGIRGSDTHSLIFNNVKVPKENRIGEDGFGFNFAMAVLNGGRIGIASQALGIASGAYELALKYAKTRKAFKTEIINHQAIAFKLADMATQITAARMLCFKAATEKDAGKDISESGAMAKLYASQVAMDTSIEAVQIHGGYGYVKEYHVERFMRDAKITQIYEGTSEIQKIVISRSISK is encoded by the coding sequence ATGGACTTTAATTTATCCGAAGAACAGCTGATGATACAGCAAGCAGCAAGAGATTTTGCACAAAACGAACTATTACCAGGGGTTATTGAAAGAGATCGCGATCAGAAATTCCCGACTGAGCAGGTAAAGAAGATGGGTGAAATGGGGCTTTTAGGGATGATGGTAGATCCGAAGTACGGTGGAGCAGGAATGGATAGTGTTTCTTACGTTTTGGCAATGGAGGAGATCGCAAAAGTAGATGCATCTGCAGCGGTTGTAATGTCTGTAAACAATTCATTAGTTTGTGCAGGTTTGGAAAAATTTGCTTCTGAGGAACAAAAACAAAAATATCTTACCCCTTTGGCAAGTGGTCAGGTAATTGGTGCATTTGCTTTATCTGAGCCTGAAGCAGGATCAGATGCAACATCACAAAAGACCACTGCAGAGGATAAGGGAGATTATTACCTTTTGAACGGAATCAAGAACTGGATTACCAACGGAGGTACGGCTACTTATTACATCGTTATTGCACAAACTGACCCTGAGAAAAAGCATAAGGGAATCAATGCGTTTATCGTGGAAAGAGGATGGGAAGGTTTTGAAATCGGACCGAAAGAAGATAAATTGGGAATCAGAGGAAGTGATACACACTCTTTGATCTTTAATAACGTAAAAGTACCAAAAGAGAACAGAATCGGAGAAGATGGATTTGGATTCAATTTTGCTATGGCTGTACTAAATGGAGGAAGAATCGGGATTGCTTCTCAGGCTTTAGGAATTGCTTCCGGAGCTTATGAGCTGGCTTTGAAATATGCTAAAACGAGAAAAGCGTTTAAAACTGAAATTATCAACCACCAGGCTATTGCCTTCAAATTAGCAGACATGGCTACGCAAATTACAGCTGCCAGAATGCTTTGCTTTAAGGCTGCAACTGAAAAAGATGCAGGAAAAGATATCTCTGAAAGTGGAGCGATGGCAAAGTTATATGCTTCCCAGGTAGCAATGGATACTTCTATTGAAGCAGTACAGATCCATGGTGGCTATGGATACGTGAAAGAATATCACGTGGAAAGATTTATGCGTGATGCTAAGATCACCCAGATCTATGAAGGAACTTCTGAAATCCAGAAAATTGTGATTTCAAGAAGTATTTCAAAATAA
- a CDS encoding type II CAAX endopeptidase family protein: MKNSRYPNYTFTWIGGVVLLGGLFVGTLFVTFLNFFWMLIFKENLQLKDWFFMLSNAAGFLTAIAFFDFFIVRPTTKQKLNFNFSPTNFYTYLLIFPMMIGMMFISEFITSQIPVTGPFFGKYYEFFSELMNQLTDDPVVMIITAVIMAPIFEEIIFRGIIQKGLINKGVKPWKAILYASIIFGLVHGNPWQFVGAVLLGCVLGIVYERTKSLLLPMLLHGFNNLCSSLLITYTKNESFSEAFKISEWILLAVGIVLFSLFYYLFMKKYKVHYAEI, translated from the coding sequence ATGAAAAACAGCAGATATCCAAACTATACTTTTACATGGATCGGTGGCGTTGTTTTATTAGGAGGATTATTTGTGGGAACCTTGTTCGTCACTTTTCTGAACTTCTTTTGGATGCTGATTTTTAAAGAAAACCTACAGCTCAAAGATTGGTTTTTTATGTTATCCAATGCAGCAGGATTTTTAACGGCAATTGCTTTTTTTGATTTTTTCATTGTTAGGCCTACCACAAAACAAAAGCTGAATTTCAATTTTTCTCCTACCAATTTCTATACCTATCTTCTGATTTTTCCAATGATGATAGGGATGATGTTTATTTCTGAGTTTATAACCTCTCAGATTCCTGTAACCGGGCCTTTTTTCGGGAAATATTATGAGTTTTTCAGTGAGTTGATGAATCAGCTGACAGATGATCCTGTCGTTATGATCATAACGGCTGTGATTATGGCTCCGATCTTTGAAGAAATTATTTTTAGAGGAATTATTCAGAAAGGACTTATCAATAAAGGAGTAAAACCCTGGAAAGCGATATTGTATGCTTCCATTATTTTTGGACTGGTGCATGGGAATCCATGGCAGTTTGTGGGAGCAGTTCTGCTGGGCTGCGTTTTAGGAATTGTTTATGAAAGGACAAAGTCGCTTTTATTGCCGATGTTGCTGCATGGTTTTAATAACTTATGTTCATCATTATTGATTACGTATACAAAAAATGAAAGTTTTTCAGAAGCATTTAAAATTTCTGAATGGATATTGCTAGCAGTAGGGATTGTACTTTTTTCTCTGTTTTACTATCTTTTTATGAAAAAATACAAGGTACATTACGCTGAAATTTAA
- a CDS encoding thioredoxin family protein produces MKKLTILSSIFVGVFAFAQGIKFEDTSFASVVAKAKKENKLIFIDAYASWCGPCKLMAKNIFPLKNVGDYYNSHFINAKIDMEKGEGIDLAKKYNVKAFPTYLFINANGEEVHRTLGYVEENDFVQFAKDAEDPNKRLTALKQKFENGEKDPEFLKNLAGLTIYNDSEFAGKVLDRYFQGKSSLNQEDVQILLAGIQSTESPLYKIFKDKKADIVKVLPGEKYDMVDKNIKMNTIVKKSYNADTKTWNDSYFLAETQKFLSKEESEKILKRAKSSRALKNKDIATYEALTLDLYKDYSAASSEELNSIAWNFFENVTTKSSLEKAILWAQESVKKSESYANTDTLANLYNKVGDKKNAKIWAEKSVALAKSSGEDASDTEKLLKSL; encoded by the coding sequence ATGAAAAAGTTAACGATACTCTCTTCAATCTTCGTGGGTGTATTTGCTTTTGCACAAGGTATCAAATTTGAGGATACCAGCTTCGCAAGCGTTGTTGCTAAAGCAAAAAAAGAAAACAAGCTGATCTTTATCGATGCCTATGCATCATGGTGTGGACCATGTAAACTGATGGCAAAAAACATTTTCCCATTGAAAAATGTGGGAGATTATTATAATTCTCATTTTATCAATGCCAAAATTGACATGGAAAAAGGGGAAGGAATTGACCTTGCCAAAAAATATAATGTAAAAGCGTTCCCTACTTACTTGTTCATTAATGCAAACGGTGAAGAAGTACACAGAACGTTGGGATATGTAGAAGAAAATGATTTCGTTCAGTTTGCTAAAGATGCGGAAGACCCGAATAAAAGACTGACTGCATTAAAGCAAAAATTCGAAAACGGAGAAAAAGATCCTGAATTCTTAAAGAATCTTGCCGGACTTACCATTTATAATGACTCGGAATTTGCGGGTAAAGTCCTGGATCGTTATTTCCAGGGAAAATCCAGTCTGAATCAGGAAGATGTTCAGATATTACTTGCCGGAATTCAAAGTACAGAAAGTCCTTTGTACAAAATTTTTAAAGATAAAAAAGCGGACATTGTGAAGGTCCTTCCTGGTGAAAAATACGATATGGTGGATAAGAATATTAAGATGAATACCATCGTTAAAAAGTCTTATAATGCCGACACCAAAACATGGAATGACAGTTACTTTTTAGCCGAAACCCAGAAGTTTCTAAGCAAAGAAGAATCTGAAAAAATCTTAAAAAGAGCAAAATCCAGCAGAGCATTGAAAAATAAGGACATTGCCACTTATGAGGCATTAACTTTAGATTTATACAAAGATTATTCGGCTGCCTCTTCTGAAGAACTGAATTCTATTGCATGGAACTTTTTTGAAAATGTAACCACAAAATCATCTCTTGAAAAAGCAATCCTTTGGGCTCAGGAATCGGTAAAGAAAAGTGAAAGCTATGCAAATACAGATACCTTAGCGAACCTTTACAATAAGGTTGGGGATAAAAAGAATGCTAAAATCTGGGCTGAAAAGTCTGTAGCACTGGCTAAAAGCAGTGGTGAAGATGCTTCGGATACTGAAAAATTATTGAAGAGCCTTTAA
- a CDS encoding helix-turn-helix domain-containing protein — protein sequence MKPKNPMLANFLEGYYFLNKCRYSEDIEYLTFPNNYSIVSISRNVELQFENNEIRVIEKNNGGFSSDLICHYKRPIKVLIQGCLNEITFYFKPLGLNAFLERPLKEYTKDFSKMFFPYDDFEASMIPILEEQDPEKRVEMIEDFWMSRYIGFNHAFLNELVGDVLMDLDKSIEAHACEYKTTRQTINKLFDLYLCKSPSDFRKIQRFRETLLEHVGKKTLTELSYDHLFYDQSHLIKDFKALTGFTPRKFFDKVYSEGKVKWLFL from the coding sequence ATGAAACCTAAGAATCCCATGCTGGCTAATTTTCTGGAAGGTTATTATTTCCTGAATAAATGCCGGTATTCAGAGGATATAGAGTATCTCACTTTTCCTAATAACTACAGTATTGTATCAATATCCCGGAATGTAGAGCTGCAGTTTGAAAATAATGAGATACGGGTCATTGAAAAAAATAACGGCGGATTTTCATCAGACTTGATATGCCATTATAAAAGGCCTATAAAAGTATTAATACAAGGCTGCTTAAATGAAATAACCTTTTACTTTAAGCCATTGGGATTAAATGCTTTTTTAGAACGGCCATTGAAAGAATATACCAAGGACTTTTCCAAAATGTTTTTTCCTTATGATGATTTTGAAGCCTCAATGATTCCGATTTTAGAAGAACAGGATCCTGAAAAAAGAGTAGAAATGATTGAAGATTTTTGGATGTCCAGGTATATAGGTTTCAATCATGCATTCCTTAATGAATTGGTGGGTGATGTACTGATGGACCTGGATAAGTCTATAGAAGCTCATGCCTGTGAATATAAAACAACAAGGCAGACGATTAATAAGCTTTTCGATCTTTATTTATGTAAAAGTCCGTCCGATTTCAGGAAAATTCAACGGTTCAGAGAAACTCTCCTGGAGCATGTCGGGAAGAAAACTCTTACCGAACTAAGCTATGATCACTTGTTTTATGATCAATCCCACCTGATAAAAGATTTTAAAGCGCTCACAGGTTTTACCCCTAGAAAATTTTTTGACAAGGTATATTCCGAAGGAAAAGTAAAATGGTTGTTTCTTTAG
- a CDS encoding magnesium transporter CorA, producing MPIDTIYRDSHCEWVDVEAPTPEDLQFLHERYEINNLLLEDTLDPNHLPKYEEDGNVKFFLLRESTELERKNLNTISDISTKIGIFLLENTIITVHRMKTRSITETKKQLSSSTTDSSPENIALMIALLIMKSFDDESISLLETMDNIENEIFLKNTNHTTQIRRLYKLKRKSGLNSRVLIISTDAVDKFKLLNLQDSEFVDLKDKHKDVVADFDHLNIQITNLISMFLALSDQKANQVMKVLAIYSVYFLPITFIAGVYGMNFDNMPELHHKHGYYFTLGLMALIVIVTFIYARRKQW from the coding sequence ATGCCAATCGATACGATATACAGAGATTCCCACTGCGAATGGGTGGATGTAGAAGCTCCAACCCCAGAAGATTTACAGTTTCTTCATGAAAGATATGAGATTAATAATCTCCTTCTGGAAGACACCCTTGATCCTAATCACCTTCCGAAATATGAAGAGGATGGGAATGTAAAGTTCTTCCTGCTGCGGGAAAGTACAGAACTGGAAAGGAAAAATCTGAATACGATAAGTGATATCAGCACCAAGATTGGAATTTTTCTTCTGGAAAATACGATCATTACAGTTCACAGGATGAAAACCAGAAGCATCACCGAAACAAAAAAACAACTTTCTTCCAGCACCACAGATTCGTCACCGGAAAATATCGCCCTGATGATCGCCCTATTGATCATGAAAAGCTTTGATGATGAGTCAATCAGCTTACTGGAAACCATGGATAATATAGAAAATGAAATTTTCTTAAAGAATACCAATCATACGACCCAGATCCGAAGGCTTTATAAACTGAAAAGAAAATCAGGTTTAAACTCGAGGGTCCTTATTATTTCTACAGATGCCGTTGATAAGTTTAAACTTCTGAATCTTCAGGATTCCGAATTTGTAGACCTGAAAGATAAGCACAAAGACGTTGTTGCCGATTTTGATCACCTGAATATCCAGATCACCAACCTTATTTCTATGTTCCTGGCATTATCGGATCAAAAAGCCAACCAGGTGATGAAGGTATTGGCAATTTATTCTGTTTACTTCTTACCGATTACTTTTATAGCGGGAGTCTACGGAATGAACTTTGATAATATGCCGGAACTGCATCATAAGCATGGTTATTATTTCACTTTGGGATTAATGGCTTTAATTGTCATTGTTACTTTTATTTATGCGAGGAGAAAACAGTGGTGA
- a CDS encoding ketoacyl-ACP synthase III — protein MIKSTIKGIGFYVPDNVVTNDDLAKLMTTNDEWITERTGIKERRHRKNRNDSQETTAYLAFKASEKALEKAGLTAKDIDYIVFATLSPDYYFPGCGVLLQDMLGCDTIGALDVRNQCSGFVYAMSVANAFIKTGAYKNILVVGAEVHSFGLDFSDEGRGVSVIFGDGAGAVILSATEDENAGDILSFNMHSEGKYADELCTQFPGSKYGWSDRMRKEPENVTNKEVYPIMNGNFVFKHAVTRFPETMVEALNKAGKTVEDLDMFIPHQANLRIAQFVQQKFGLPDEKIYNNIQKYGNTTAASIPIALSEAIEEGKIKRGDLVLLSAFGSGFTWGSVLFEY, from the coding sequence ATGATTAAAAGTACAATAAAAGGAATCGGATTTTATGTTCCGGATAATGTTGTAACGAATGATGATTTAGCTAAATTAATGACTACCAATGATGAATGGATCACGGAGAGGACAGGCATCAAAGAAAGAAGACACAGGAAAAACAGAAACGATTCACAGGAGACGACAGCCTACCTGGCATTCAAAGCGTCTGAAAAAGCTCTTGAAAAAGCAGGATTAACCGCTAAGGATATCGATTATATTGTTTTTGCCACGCTTTCTCCCGATTATTATTTTCCAGGATGTGGGGTATTGCTTCAGGATATGCTGGGATGCGATACCATCGGAGCATTGGATGTAAGGAATCAATGTTCAGGATTTGTTTACGCGATGAGTGTAGCTAATGCTTTTATTAAAACCGGAGCCTATAAAAATATTTTAGTCGTAGGCGCTGAGGTACATTCCTTTGGTTTGGATTTTTCTGATGAAGGAAGAGGGGTTTCCGTGATTTTCGGGGATGGGGCAGGAGCTGTTATCCTTTCTGCAACTGAGGACGAGAATGCGGGAGATATTTTATCCTTTAACATGCATTCTGAAGGTAAATATGCAGACGAATTATGTACCCAGTTTCCGGGTTCAAAATACGGCTGGAGTGATCGCATGAGAAAAGAGCCCGAAAATGTTACCAATAAAGAAGTATATCCTATTATGAATGGAAACTTCGTATTCAAACATGCGGTAACAAGATTTCCTGAAACGATGGTGGAAGCATTAAATAAAGCAGGAAAAACAGTTGAAGATCTCGATATGTTTATTCCCCATCAGGCGAATCTGAGAATTGCCCAATTTGTACAGCAGAAGTTCGGATTACCGGATGAAAAAATCTACAACAATATCCAGAAATATGGAAATACAACGGCAGCTTCTATTCCGATTGCTTTAAGCGAAGCGATTGAAGAAGGTAAAATCAAAAGAGGAGACCTGGTGCTTCTTTCCGCTTTCGGAAGTGGATTTACCTGGGGAAGTGTATTGTTTGAATATTAA